One stretch of Alcaligenes aquatilis DNA includes these proteins:
- a CDS encoding AAA family ATPase: MGSSAPSIKKLHEEANSLLSTTPTFSNTLKHLEENPAIERWIEDGLGLHAEPGTCEFCGNTVTQDRLDAFRSHFSKDLAEHKNKVQDLQRRVEAAAINIELPKPAELNPQFKDAYIEACKPLEEKVRAFNSALSTLVEEVKSKVEFPRKSIQPAPISEDIESGISNTLAAINVVIMANNALAANFVHARKDALKKAKNHFVQEASDKLEAEGRERKKKIIIARMDRLQTFVQRLQSESEKLQAEISHAQRGREQINERLASMLGSQAIQIEVTKDASNQERFQLVRKNGGVAKNLSDGERTAVAFSYFLTKLKELKEDEFKETIVYIDDPISSLDSNHIFQVTAAINDLFFTKVRQTNGSEAWKTACKQLFISTHNFEFFNLMRELKPDSNSEARLYIVKRISENLSELRDMPASLARYGSEYQFLFDQIYKFHTSADKIGHEHLLILPNALRRFVELYTFARIPSTQRETVDQRAAELFGKERAKSILKFLHTFSHGNTIERIVGNNELIFLLEETVKAVFEEIQQEDKRHWNALIASTTN; the protein is encoded by the coding sequence ATAGGTTCCAGCGCCCCATCTATTAAGAAGCTTCACGAAGAAGCAAATAGCCTGCTCTCAACCACACCAACGTTCTCAAACACGCTAAAGCACCTAGAAGAAAATCCAGCTATTGAGCGATGGATTGAGGACGGCCTTGGGCTGCATGCTGAGCCAGGTACTTGCGAGTTCTGCGGTAACACAGTTACGCAGGATCGGCTCGATGCTTTTCGATCCCACTTCTCTAAAGATCTAGCTGAGCACAAGAACAAGGTGCAAGATCTTCAACGACGTGTTGAGGCTGCGGCAATCAATATTGAACTCCCCAAACCTGCTGAGCTGAATCCACAGTTCAAGGATGCCTATATCGAAGCCTGCAAACCGCTCGAAGAAAAGGTCAGGGCATTCAATTCAGCTCTGAGCACACTAGTCGAAGAGGTGAAAAGCAAGGTGGAGTTCCCAAGGAAATCTATTCAGCCTGCCCCGATCTCTGAGGATATTGAATCAGGCATCAGCAATACCCTCGCTGCTATCAATGTGGTGATCATGGCGAATAACGCTCTTGCTGCCAACTTTGTCCACGCTCGAAAGGATGCACTGAAGAAGGCGAAAAATCACTTTGTTCAAGAGGCGTCCGACAAACTGGAGGCAGAAGGCCGCGAAAGAAAAAAGAAGATCATCATAGCAAGAATGGACCGCCTTCAAACCTTCGTGCAAAGGCTTCAATCGGAGTCTGAGAAGCTGCAAGCAGAAATAAGCCATGCACAACGGGGCCGAGAGCAGATAAATGAACGGCTTGCTTCGATGCTTGGAAGTCAGGCCATTCAGATCGAGGTCACCAAAGATGCGAGTAACCAAGAGCGCTTCCAGCTTGTCAGAAAAAATGGAGGAGTCGCCAAGAATCTTAGTGATGGTGAGAGGACGGCCGTTGCCTTCTCTTATTTCCTAACCAAGCTCAAGGAGCTTAAGGAAGATGAGTTCAAAGAAACTATTGTTTACATTGACGACCCGATCTCAAGCCTCGATAGCAATCACATTTTTCAGGTGACCGCAGCCATAAACGATCTGTTCTTCACGAAGGTAAGGCAAACGAATGGAAGTGAGGCGTGGAAGACGGCGTGCAAGCAGCTCTTCATTTCTACTCACAATTTTGAGTTCTTCAATTTGATGCGAGAGCTAAAGCCAGATAGCAACAGCGAGGCCAGACTATACATCGTAAAACGCATCAGCGAGAACTTATCAGAGTTGCGAGACATGCCTGCATCTTTGGCACGCTATGGCTCAGAGTATCAATTCCTGTTCGATCAGATTTACAAGTTCCACACATCTGCCGACAAGATCGGACATGAGCATCTGCTTATTCTTCCGAATGCATTAAGGCGATTTGTTGAACTCTACACATTCGCACGAATCCCAAGTACGCAGAGAGAGACTGTAGATCAGCGAGCAGCTGAGCTATTCGGCAAAGAGCGGGCTAAATCCATTCTCAAGTTCTTGCACACGTTTAGCCATGGAAACACGATTGAGCGAATTGTGGGGAATAATGAATTAATTTTTCTTCTGGAGGAAACCGTCAAAGCAGTTTTTGAGGAAATCCAGCAGGAAGACAAACGACACTGGAACGCCCTAATTGCCTCAACGACGAACTAG
- a CDS encoding IS256 family transposase encodes MPMKKRRTIAAQAAARGPLPELPSALLDELVKGPMSPGQVQDLMLAFNKAIIERAMNAEMNLHLGYPPGQDKPAEQANERNGVSGKTILTEHGSVRVELPRDRDGSFAPVLIPKHERRFTGFDERIIALYARGMSVREIQAFLAESYGTQVSPDFISSVTDEVIAEAISWQNRPLEVMYPVVFFDALRVKIRSDGVVSNKAVYLALGVQADGQRDVLGLWIEQTEGAKFWLKVFNEIKTRGCQDILIAVVDGLKGLPEAIAAVFPKTTVQTCIVHLIRTSLDYASWKDRKPIAQALRPIYAAANEQQAAQALQDFANSVWGQRYPTIVAAWQRAWDYVVPLFAFAPDIRRVIYTTNAIESLNMQLRKIIKTRGHFPTDEAAIKLLWLALRNVLNKSVRATFDWKAAMNQFAILFEERFTQARG; translated from the coding sequence ATGCCCATGAAGAAGAGACGCACAATCGCCGCCCAAGCGGCCGCACGTGGCCCTTTGCCCGAGCTTCCCTCGGCGTTGCTCGATGAACTGGTCAAGGGACCAATGAGCCCTGGCCAAGTCCAAGACCTAATGTTGGCCTTTAACAAGGCGATCATTGAGCGAGCGATGAATGCGGAGATGAACCTGCACCTGGGTTACCCGCCCGGCCAGGACAAGCCGGCCGAGCAGGCGAACGAGCGCAACGGTGTCAGTGGCAAGACGATCCTGACCGAGCATGGTTCGGTACGGGTCGAGTTGCCCAGAGACCGTGATGGCAGTTTCGCGCCTGTCCTGATCCCCAAGCATGAGCGCCGCTTTACCGGCTTTGATGAACGCATCATCGCGTTATATGCCCGAGGCATGAGCGTGCGCGAGATTCAGGCTTTTTTAGCCGAGAGTTACGGCACGCAGGTCTCGCCGGACTTCATCAGCTCGGTCACCGATGAGGTGATCGCTGAGGCGATCAGTTGGCAGAATCGGCCTTTGGAGGTCATGTACCCGGTCGTGTTTTTTGATGCACTGCGTGTCAAGATTCGCAGTGACGGCGTTGTCAGTAATAAAGCGGTGTATTTGGCGCTAGGGGTGCAGGCCGATGGCCAGCGCGACGTGCTGGGCCTGTGGATCGAACAAACGGAAGGGGCCAAATTCTGGCTCAAGGTCTTTAATGAGATCAAGACCCGAGGGTGCCAGGATATCCTGATCGCTGTAGTCGATGGCTTAAAAGGACTGCCCGAGGCGATTGCAGCGGTCTTTCCCAAGACCACCGTTCAGACCTGCATCGTGCATCTGATCCGCACAAGCCTGGACTATGCGAGCTGGAAGGACCGTAAACCGATCGCTCAGGCGTTGCGCCCCATCTATGCGGCGGCCAACGAACAACAGGCCGCCCAGGCCTTGCAAGACTTTGCCAATAGCGTCTGGGGCCAGAGATACCCGACGATTGTGGCCGCTTGGCAGCGGGCCTGGGACTACGTGGTTCCCTTGTTTGCCTTTGCGCCTGATATACGACGCGTGATCTACACCACGAACGCCATCGAGAGCCTGAACATGCAATTGCGTAAAATCATCAAAACCCGAGGGCACTTCCCCACTGATGAGGCCGCGATCAAGCTGCTGTGGCTGGCGCTGCGCAATGTACTCAATAAATCGGTGCGGGCTACCTTTGATTGGAAAGCGGCGATGAATCAATTCGCCATCCTGTTTGAAGAGCGGTTTACGCAGGCCAGAGGGTAA
- a CDS encoding penicillin G acylase — protein sequence MQKGLVRTGVAAAGLILGLAWAPAHAQVQLVEVMRDSYGVPHVFADSHYGLYYGYGYAVAQDRLFQMDMARRSFVGTTAAVLGPGEQDVYVKYDMQVRQNFTPASIQRQIAALSKDERDIFRGYADGYNAYLEQVRRRPELLPKEYVDFDFQPEPLTDFDVVMIWVGSMANRFSDTNLEVTALAMRQSLEKEHGPERGRALFDELLWINDTTAPTTVPAPAAEHKPQAQAGTRNLAHVSSQVLAAELERQDKHWGGRGPDFAPKASNLWSTRPERVQDGSTVLINGPQFGWYNPAYTYGIGLHGAGFDVVGNTPFAYPIVLFGTNSEIAWGATAGPQDVVDMYQERLNPARADQYWFNNAWRTMEQRKERIQVRGQADREMTIWRTVHGPVMQFDYDQGTAYSKKRSWDGYEVQSLLAWLNVAKARNWTEFLDQASKMAISINWYYADKHGNIGYVSPAFLPQRPADQDIRVPAKGDGSMEWLGIKSFDAIPKAYNPPQGYLVNWNNKPAPDKTNTDTYYWTYGDRMNELVSQYQQKDVFSVQEIWTFNKKASYSDVNWRYFRPHLEKLAQSLPANDGSQAALTTLLAWDGMEHDQAGQNTGPARVLFKTWLEEMYKQVLMPVVPESHRTMYSQAGFATQQGPNPGSINLSMGTKVLLRALALEANPDPKRVNVFGERSSPEIMHTALQNAQARLSQEQGAQMERWTMPTSVHRFSDKNFTGTPQTTLGNTFAFTGYQNRGTENNRVVFDTQGVEFCDAMPPGQSGFTDRNGVRSPHYEDQLKLYENFECKTMDVTHADIRRNAQSSTMLLIQPQP from the coding sequence ATGCAGAAAGGGCTTGTTCGTACAGGGGTTGCGGCCGCTGGTTTGATTTTGGGTTTGGCGTGGGCACCGGCTCATGCGCAAGTGCAGTTGGTAGAGGTGATGCGCGACAGCTATGGTGTGCCGCATGTCTTTGCCGACAGCCACTATGGCTTGTATTACGGCTATGGTTATGCGGTCGCCCAAGACCGTCTGTTCCAGATGGACATGGCGCGTCGCTCCTTTGTAGGTACAACCGCTGCCGTCCTAGGCCCTGGCGAGCAGGATGTTTACGTCAAGTACGACATGCAGGTCAGGCAGAATTTCACACCCGCTTCCATACAGCGGCAAATCGCTGCCTTGTCCAAAGATGAGCGCGACATTTTCCGTGGCTATGCTGATGGCTATAACGCCTATCTGGAGCAGGTGCGACGACGTCCCGAGCTGCTGCCCAAAGAATATGTAGACTTTGATTTCCAGCCCGAGCCGCTGACGGATTTTGACGTGGTCATGATTTGGGTCGGGTCTATGGCTAATCGCTTCTCCGACACGAATCTGGAAGTGACGGCGCTGGCCATGCGTCAGTCTTTGGAAAAAGAGCACGGCCCGGAACGTGGCCGTGCTTTATTTGATGAGCTGCTGTGGATCAATGACACAACAGCTCCTACCACGGTTCCGGCTCCCGCTGCCGAGCACAAGCCACAGGCGCAAGCAGGGACGCGGAATCTGGCTCATGTTTCCTCGCAAGTGCTGGCTGCCGAGCTGGAACGTCAGGACAAGCACTGGGGTGGTCGTGGCCCGGACTTTGCGCCCAAGGCCAGCAATTTGTGGAGCACTCGCCCCGAGCGCGTTCAGGATGGGTCTACCGTGCTGATCAATGGCCCGCAGTTTGGCTGGTACAACCCGGCTTATACCTACGGCATCGGCTTGCACGGCGCGGGCTTTGATGTGGTGGGCAACACGCCTTTTGCTTATCCAATTGTTCTGTTTGGCACCAATAGCGAGATTGCCTGGGGGGCGACTGCCGGTCCTCAGGACGTGGTGGATATGTACCAGGAGAGGCTGAATCCGGCGCGTGCCGATCAGTACTGGTTCAACAATGCCTGGCGCACGATGGAGCAGCGCAAGGAGCGCATCCAGGTGCGTGGTCAGGCTGATCGTGAAATGACGATCTGGCGCACCGTACACGGCCCAGTGATGCAGTTTGATTACGATCAGGGCACGGCTTACAGCAAGAAACGCAGTTGGGATGGTTATGAGGTGCAGTCCTTGCTGGCCTGGTTGAACGTGGCCAAGGCCCGCAACTGGACGGAGTTTCTTGATCAAGCCAGTAAGATGGCGATTTCCATTAACTGGTACTACGCCGACAAGCACGGCAATATTGGCTATGTCTCGCCGGCCTTCCTGCCCCAGCGTCCTGCCGATCAGGACATCCGCGTGCCTGCTAAAGGGGACGGCAGCATGGAGTGGCTGGGCATCAAGAGTTTTGACGCGATTCCCAAAGCCTACAATCCACCCCAGGGCTATCTGGTCAACTGGAACAACAAACCTGCGCCGGACAAGACCAACACGGATACGTACTACTGGACTTACGGCGATCGCATGAACGAGCTGGTCAGCCAATATCAGCAGAAAGACGTATTCAGCGTGCAGGAGATCTGGACGTTCAACAAGAAGGCGTCCTATAGCGATGTGAACTGGCGCTACTTCCGTCCACATCTGGAAAAATTGGCGCAAAGTCTACCTGCCAATGATGGTAGTCAGGCGGCGTTGACGACCTTGTTGGCCTGGGATGGCATGGAACACGATCAAGCCGGGCAAAATACCGGACCGGCACGGGTGTTGTTCAAAACCTGGCTGGAAGAAATGTACAAGCAGGTTCTGATGCCGGTGGTGCCCGAGTCCCATCGCACCATGTACAGCCAGGCAGGTTTTGCCACACAGCAAGGTCCCAATCCTGGTTCCATCAACTTGAGCATGGGCACCAAGGTACTGTTGCGTGCCTTGGCCCTGGAAGCCAATCCTGATCCCAAGCGTGTGAATGTTTTTGGTGAGCGCTCGTCTCCAGAAATCATGCACACGGCTTTGCAAAATGCGCAGGCCCGCTTGAGCCAGGAGCAGGGCGCTCAGATGGAGCGCTGGACCATGCCGACCTCGGTGCACCGCTTCAGTGACAAGAATTTCACAGGCACCCCGCAGACAACGTTGGGCAATACCTTTGCCTTTACCGGCTATCAGAACCGTGGCACGGAAAACAACCGTGTGGTGTTTGATACCCAGGGCGTGGAGTTCTGCGATGCCATGCCACCCGGCCAAAGCGGTTTCACCGACCGTAATGGTGTGCGTAGCCCGCATTACGAGGATCAGTTGAAGTTGTACGAGAACTTCGAGTGCAAGACCATGGATGTGACGCATGCGGACATTCGTCGTAATGCGCAAAGCAGCACGATGCTGTTGATTCAGCCTCAGCCTTAA
- a CDS encoding NAD(P)/FAD-dependent oxidoreductase, which produces MLISKPTLLNDVSSAESLLVSNPRLWNWRKDHLNDAVAPATYYEASLAPWTRFDPLQADTQCDVLVVGGGLLGASTALHLARSGLDVVLVEKDSIGSAASGRNGGQLTPGLARWEAADMIAHLPLDEARRLWRFASHEAMDLLDQIAQDYELDFDRRRGHLTAAVHAGHMGALVEGADARRYLGDTSVEIVGSYELEQEIRSPLYHGAVVDTLGGQLHPLALLRGLVYGLVQHGGRVYEGSPVEEIEQTEKGALAVTAGGTILARQALVLAVHDTTSQFLPTQSNTTVPFYTYVGVTEPLECPVSELLPTDRAVYDTQFQIDYYRAVRQNRLLFGGQGTGTSWSPERINDYLLDRIQTVFPQLEQVQLEFSWSGISDFTLNGATDSRKTEDAVPVYMVHGWSGHGVAQTVRIGKAISDDVMGRNEDFAMLTDITHRSIPLGHQLSGLAIPVVKAAIGMMSAVNPGRLVSF; this is translated from the coding sequence ATGCTGATTTCTAAACCCACACTTTTAAACGATGTCTCTAGCGCAGAGAGCTTGCTGGTCAGTAATCCCCGATTGTGGAACTGGCGCAAAGATCATCTGAACGACGCCGTCGCGCCCGCGACGTATTACGAAGCATCGCTTGCCCCCTGGACCCGCTTTGATCCTCTGCAAGCCGACACGCAATGTGATGTGCTGGTGGTAGGCGGTGGCCTGTTAGGTGCCTCGACCGCCTTGCATTTGGCCCGCTCCGGCCTGGATGTGGTGCTGGTGGAAAAAGACAGTATTGGCTCTGCCGCCTCAGGTCGAAATGGTGGCCAGTTAACTCCCGGTTTGGCCCGTTGGGAAGCGGCAGATATGATTGCCCATCTGCCTTTGGATGAAGCCCGCCGCTTGTGGCGCTTTGCCTCGCATGAAGCGATGGATTTGCTCGATCAGATTGCTCAGGATTACGAACTGGATTTTGATCGTCGTCGTGGCCATTTGACGGCTGCGGTTCATGCAGGCCATATGGGCGCTCTGGTGGAGGGGGCGGATGCCCGCCGCTACCTGGGCGATACCAGTGTGGAGATTGTGGGTAGCTACGAACTGGAACAGGAAATCCGTTCACCGCTGTATCACGGTGCCGTGGTGGATACTCTGGGCGGACAACTGCATCCCTTGGCGCTGTTGCGGGGGCTGGTGTATGGCCTGGTTCAGCATGGTGGTCGGGTTTATGAAGGCAGTCCGGTCGAGGAGATCGAGCAGACAGAAAAGGGTGCCTTGGCGGTCACTGCCGGTGGCACGATTCTGGCGCGTCAGGCCTTGGTGCTGGCCGTCCATGACACGACCTCGCAGTTCTTGCCTACGCAGTCCAATACCACCGTCCCGTTCTATACCTACGTGGGCGTGACTGAACCCCTTGAGTGCCCGGTCAGCGAGCTGCTGCCAACGGACCGTGCGGTGTACGACACCCAATTCCAGATCGACTATTACCGTGCCGTGCGTCAAAACCGCTTGCTGTTTGGCGGGCAGGGTACGGGCACCAGTTGGTCCCCTGAACGTATCAATGATTATTTGCTGGATCGTATCCAAACGGTATTCCCACAGCTGGAGCAGGTGCAGCTGGAGTTTTCCTGGAGCGGGATCAGTGACTTCACCCTGAACGGGGCGACCGACTCGCGCAAAACCGAGGATGCGGTGCCCGTCTACATGGTGCATGGCTGGAGTGGCCACGGCGTGGCGCAAACCGTGCGTATTGGTAAAGCCATTAGTGACGACGTCATGGGTCGCAACGAGGACTTTGCCATGTTGACGGATATTACCCACCGCAGCATTCCGTTGGGCCATCAGTTATCGGGTCTGGCGATCCCTGTGGTCAAAGCCGCCATTGGCATGATGAGTGCGGTGAACCCCGGCCGCCTGGTGTCTTTCTAA
- a CDS encoding TetR/AcrR family transcriptional regulator, which translates to MAQAPSTRTRKLNKDELAIAAVTLMEEAGDSGFSLRKLGERVGCDPMAVLYHFKSKEGLLRAMADYLTSRIQAVDTELAWAERLYELARQYRELALNHPQTFRQMQRFLNTGKADYRVLEQVYRALRDAGLSDAEIPAACVGWYAALYGLIQGELGGLIRPVTEEELNELEQWPAEDVPMLRQILPRFVNLQPDHVFKMMMELIHDGLIAHAGKAATPTQGQ; encoded by the coding sequence TTGGCACAAGCACCCTCCACGCGTACCCGCAAATTGAATAAGGACGAGCTGGCCATCGCTGCCGTCACCTTGATGGAAGAAGCCGGAGACAGCGGCTTTTCTTTACGCAAACTGGGCGAGCGCGTCGGCTGCGATCCAATGGCCGTGCTCTACCACTTCAAGTCCAAAGAAGGTTTGCTGCGCGCGATGGCTGATTATTTGACAAGTCGCATTCAAGCTGTGGATACAGAGCTCGCGTGGGCGGAACGCCTCTATGAGCTAGCCCGACAATACCGCGAATTGGCCTTAAACCACCCGCAGACGTTCAGGCAGATGCAGCGATTTCTGAATACCGGCAAGGCTGACTATCGGGTGCTTGAACAGGTGTACCGGGCCTTGCGCGACGCAGGTTTGAGCGATGCCGAAATCCCCGCCGCCTGTGTGGGCTGGTACGCCGCTTTATATGGACTGATTCAGGGCGAACTCGGTGGACTTATCCGCCCGGTCACAGAAGAAGAACTGAACGAACTGGAGCAATGGCCTGCTGAGGATGTGCCTATGCTGCGCCAGATTCTGCCGCGTTTTGTCAACCTGCAGCCCGATCACGTGTTCAAAATGATGATGGAGCTGATACACGATGGCTTGATTGCCCATGCCGGTAAAGCGGCGACGCCTACCCAAGGACAGTGA
- the rlmD gene encoding 23S rRNA (uracil(1939)-C(5))-methyltransferase RlmD, whose product MSDVLLIESLDLEGRGVAHKEGKVVFVEGALPGEEVLAETVRSKDSYDKARMTALLKASSQRAEPPCPNFGVCGGCAMQHLEPSAQVAVKQRVLEDSLGHIGKVKPGRVLAPLHGPYWGYRYRARFSMRYVPKKGGVLVGFREKNGRYVVDMTECRVLPAKVSALLAPLRTCLAGLSRPDRLPQIELAMGDKITTLTLRHMEPLTGEDIQRLQDFGQEHDISWWLQPKGPETAHPLLREDADKLAYALPEFDLRMPYRPTDFTQVNHDINRSLISRALTLLDVKPEHRVADLFCGLGNFSLPLARRAAEVVGIEGSSTLTERAGEAALAHDLQDKAKFATLNLFEVDVQWLRDLGHFDRMLIDPPRDGAFAVATALAQLEKHERPERLVYVSCSPGTLARDAGVLVHQGGYTLESAGVVNMFPHTAHVESIAVFTR is encoded by the coding sequence ATGTCTGACGTATTGTTAATTGAATCGCTGGATCTGGAAGGACGCGGCGTCGCCCATAAAGAGGGCAAAGTGGTGTTTGTGGAAGGTGCTTTGCCTGGCGAGGAAGTGCTGGCCGAGACGGTACGCTCCAAAGATTCATACGATAAAGCCCGTATGACGGCTTTGTTGAAAGCCTCGTCCCAGCGTGCCGAGCCTCCCTGTCCCAACTTTGGTGTCTGTGGTGGCTGTGCCATGCAGCACCTGGAGCCTTCGGCCCAGGTGGCGGTCAAACAGCGTGTGTTGGAAGACTCCCTGGGTCATATTGGCAAGGTCAAACCTGGCCGCGTCTTGGCGCCATTGCACGGTCCCTACTGGGGTTATCGTTATCGCGCCCGTTTCTCCATGCGCTATGTGCCTAAAAAAGGCGGAGTGCTGGTGGGTTTCCGTGAAAAGAATGGCCGCTACGTGGTGGACATGACGGAATGTCGTGTTTTACCTGCCAAGGTGTCCGCCTTGCTGGCGCCTTTGCGCACCTGTCTGGCAGGCCTGTCCCGACCGGATCGTTTGCCTCAGATCGAGCTGGCCATGGGCGACAAGATCACGACCTTGACCTTGCGTCATATGGAGCCATTGACGGGCGAAGATATTCAACGCCTGCAAGACTTCGGCCAGGAGCACGATATTAGCTGGTGGTTGCAGCCTAAAGGCCCTGAAACAGCGCACCCTTTGTTGCGTGAGGATGCGGACAAACTGGCGTACGCACTGCCTGAGTTTGATCTGCGCATGCCGTATCGCCCTACGGATTTTACGCAGGTGAACCACGACATTAACCGCAGCCTGATCTCGCGTGCCTTGACCTTGCTGGACGTCAAACCCGAGCACCGTGTGGCCGACTTGTTCTGTGGTCTGGGTAACTTCAGCCTGCCGTTGGCACGCCGCGCCGCCGAAGTGGTCGGGATTGAAGGCAGCAGCACCTTGACCGAACGTGCCGGTGAAGCGGCCTTGGCCCATGACCTGCAGGACAAGGCGAAATTTGCTACCCTGAACCTGTTTGAAGTGGACGTGCAATGGCTACGTGACCTGGGGCATTTCGACCGCATGTTGATCGACCCGCCGCGCGATGGTGCCTTCGCTGTGGCCACCGCTTTGGCACAGTTGGAAAAGCACGAACGCCCCGAGCGTCTGGTTTACGTTTCCTGTAGTCCAGGTACGTTGGCGCGCGATGCCGGTGTACTGGTGCATCAAGGTGGCTATACGCTGGAATCAGCCGGTGTGGTGAATATGTTTCCGCACACGGCGCACGTGGAATCGATTGCGGTTTTTACGCGTTAA
- a CDS encoding peptidoglycan DD-metalloendopeptidase family protein, translating to MQHAVRLPLTAASTGTQWFLTPRQCLVAAVVTSTLLAGCASRNERAPVTDLSSSSAAGSVSSATGTYVVRPGDTLYKIAQAHGMDVNSLIQLNQITDPSMLRVGQTLRLDGNTSMAAVNTRPAGSGSTQTSPVSPATPVKTETPVSAPRASDAALIAWGWPASGKIIQGFNASTKGIDIEGKVGDPVVAAADGKIMYAGNGVRGLGSMVLVGHSNGFITAYAHNSVLHVKTGQQVKKGQRIADLGQSDTTSPRLHFEIRRSGTPVNPISYLPTR from the coding sequence ATGCAGCATGCAGTCAGGTTACCGTTAACCGCTGCTTCCACCGGTACACAGTGGTTCTTGACGCCCCGTCAGTGCCTGGTGGCGGCTGTGGTCACCAGTACCCTGCTGGCTGGTTGTGCAAGCCGTAACGAGCGTGCCCCAGTCACCGACCTGAGTTCTTCTTCGGCGGCGGGCAGCGTCAGCAGTGCCACAGGTACCTATGTGGTACGTCCTGGCGATACGCTTTACAAAATCGCCCAGGCACACGGCATGGACGTGAACTCGCTGATCCAGTTGAACCAGATTACCGATCCTTCCATGCTGCGCGTGGGCCAAACCTTGCGTCTGGATGGCAATACCTCGATGGCGGCAGTCAACACTCGCCCAGCCGGTAGCGGTAGCACACAGACCTCGCCCGTCAGCCCGGCCACTCCGGTCAAGACTGAAACACCTGTGTCTGCGCCTCGCGCTAGCGACGCTGCCCTGATCGCCTGGGGTTGGCCTGCCAGTGGCAAGATCATCCAGGGCTTCAATGCCTCGACCAAGGGCATTGATATTGAAGGCAAGGTGGGTGATCCCGTGGTTGCCGCTGCGGATGGCAAGATCATGTATGCCGGTAATGGTGTACGTGGTTTAGGTTCGATGGTGTTGGTCGGTCATAGCAATGGTTTTATTACCGCTTATGCCCATAACAGTGTCTTGCACGTTAAAACGGGCCAGCAGGTGAAGAAGGGACAGCGTATTGCCGATCTGGGTCAATCTGACACCACCTCGCCACGGCTGCACTTCGAGATTCGTCGTTCCGGTACGCCGGTCAATCCGATCTCGTACCTGCCTACGCGATAA
- a CDS encoding protein-L-isoaspartate(D-aspartate) O-methyltransferase — MTSKPGKRYPFADGTRNRFGKSSLGSGLSASNSNTRIVQRGQLQPTPSVNLSPQVSTSVNLGLNSERSRGMMIERLRRQGITDERVLAAMQVVPRHQFVDQGLASRAYEDDALPIGFAQTISQPWVVAHMISLVCDQKIPNKVLEVGAGCGYQAAVLAQLVKEVYAVERIKGLCDMARDHMRQLGLSQRARILFGDGMQGYPAAAPYDAIVVAAAGPVIPRTLLEQLTLGGRLIAPEGTTQQRLVLVERTGQASWRREELDAVRFVPMRAGTQI; from the coding sequence ATGACAAGCAAACCCGGCAAACGCTATCCCTTCGCGGATGGGACACGGAACCGGTTTGGCAAGTCCAGCCTGGGCAGTGGCTTGTCTGCCAGCAACAGCAATACGCGCATCGTGCAACGGGGTCAGTTACAACCGACACCGTCGGTCAATTTGTCACCGCAAGTGTCAACAAGTGTCAATCTGGGTTTGAACTCGGAACGCTCGCGTGGCATGATGATTGAGCGCTTACGCCGACAGGGAATTACCGATGAACGGGTGTTGGCCGCCATGCAGGTAGTGCCTCGCCATCAGTTTGTTGATCAAGGTTTGGCCAGTCGGGCCTATGAAGATGATGCCTTGCCCATTGGCTTTGCGCAGACCATCTCCCAGCCTTGGGTCGTGGCTCATATGATCAGTTTGGTGTGTGACCAGAAAATACCGAATAAAGTATTGGAAGTCGGCGCCGGGTGTGGTTATCAGGCCGCTGTTTTGGCACAATTGGTCAAAGAAGTGTACGCCGTGGAACGCATCAAAGGTTTGTGCGATATGGCCCGCGATCACATGCGTCAATTAGGTCTGTCGCAACGTGCTCGAATACTGTTTGGTGACGGAATGCAAGGTTATCCTGCGGCAGCCCCGTATGATGCTATTGTTGTGGCGGCAGCCGGTCCGGTCATTCCCAGAACCTTATTGGAACAATTAACATTGGGGGGGAGGCTGATCGCCCCTGAAGGTACGACACAACAGCGCCTGGTTTTGGTGGAACGCACCGGACAGGCTTCGTGGCGTCGTGAAGAACTTGATGCGGTTCGCTTCGTGCCGATGCGAGCCGGAACCCAGATTTAG